Proteins from a single region of Neodiprion virginianus isolate iyNeoVirg1 chromosome 4, iyNeoVirg1.1, whole genome shotgun sequence:
- the LOC124303840 gene encoding CDAN1-interacting nuclease 1 isoform X3 codes for MKFSHAKLCSQGTEYYERYTEAISNGESIGVLVRMSEETGLSPALLARIILENHCEQNKLTTSRSEITKLLRDTTLIEDKDLAYEIYLYFSLYFQCIIYDDQYGPISDAVKHSIGQEYEVKLQNYVSERNIAFLNEDHLRLRGYDKTPDIKLEVPVAVNGFVINWIESKALFGNEDVHKKYIKEQFLSYWNRFGPGLVIYWFGFLDTLNQPNEKKFIIMDHFPENITYMDPKSVKSLSL; via the exons atgaaatttagtcACGCTAAACTGTGCAGTCAAGGCACTGAATATTATGAAAG ATATACCGAGGCCATAAGTAACGGAGAGTCGATCGGAGTCTTAGTTCGAATGTCAGAAGAGACTGGATTGTCCCCAGCGCTGCTTGCCAGGATTATATTGGAAAATCATTGCGAACAAAACAAGCTAACCA CTTCTAGATCCGAAATCACCAAACTCTTGCGAGACACAACGCTCATCGAAGACAAAGATCTTGCTTATGAAATTTACTTG TATTTCTCTTTATATTTTCAGTGCATCATCTACGACGATCAGTACGGTCCCATTTCAGATGCAGTCAAGCA ttcCATAGGACAAGAGTACGAAGTGAAGTTACAGAACTACGTATCAGAGCGTAACATTGCCTTCCTCAACGAGGATCACCTCCGCTTACGTGGTTATGATAAAACCCCTGACATCAAGCTAGAAGTGCCAGTGGCAGTGAACGGTTTTGTGATAAATTGGATAGAATCTAAGGCCCTCTTTGGAAACGAGGATGTCCACAAAAAGTACATAAAAGAACAATTTCTAAGTTACTGGAACAGATTTGGACCCGGGCTGGTAATCTACTGGTTCGGTTTTTTAGACACTCTCAATCAGCcaaacgagaaaaaatttattatcatgGATCATTTTCCCGAAAACATCACCTACATGGACCCCAAGTCAGTCAAATCTCTGTCTCTGTAA
- the LOC124303840 gene encoding CDAN1-interacting nuclease 1 isoform X1 has protein sequence MKQEIYENIMTSIKQFKGMSKDCDKMLRETFPHIPPDTLSSILALEIRRRMKFSHAKLCSQGTEYYERYTEAISNGESIGVLVRMSEETGLSPALLARIILENHCEQNKLTTSRSEITKLLRDTTLIEDKDLAYEIYLYFSLYFQCIIYDDQYGPISDAVKHSIGQEYEVKLQNYVSERNIAFLNEDHLRLRGYDKTPDIKLEVPVAVNGFVINWIESKALFGNEDVHKKYIKEQFLSYWNRFGPGLVIYWFGFLDTLNQPNEKKFIIMDHFPENITYMDPKSVKSLSL, from the exons atgaagcaagaaatttacgaaaacATAATGACGAGTATCAAACAGTTTAAGGGTATGTCGAAAGATTGTGATAAGATGTTGAGAGAGACGTTCCCACA CATCCCTCCAGATACTCTGAGCAGTATTTTGGCTCTTGAAATAAGACggcgaatgaaatttagtcACGCTAAACTGTGCAGTCAAGGCACTGAATATTATGAAAG ATATACCGAGGCCATAAGTAACGGAGAGTCGATCGGAGTCTTAGTTCGAATGTCAGAAGAGACTGGATTGTCCCCAGCGCTGCTTGCCAGGATTATATTGGAAAATCATTGCGAACAAAACAAGCTAACCA CTTCTAGATCCGAAATCACCAAACTCTTGCGAGACACAACGCTCATCGAAGACAAAGATCTTGCTTATGAAATTTACTTG TATTTCTCTTTATATTTTCAGTGCATCATCTACGACGATCAGTACGGTCCCATTTCAGATGCAGTCAAGCA ttcCATAGGACAAGAGTACGAAGTGAAGTTACAGAACTACGTATCAGAGCGTAACATTGCCTTCCTCAACGAGGATCACCTCCGCTTACGTGGTTATGATAAAACCCCTGACATCAAGCTAGAAGTGCCAGTGGCAGTGAACGGTTTTGTGATAAATTGGATAGAATCTAAGGCCCTCTTTGGAAACGAGGATGTCCACAAAAAGTACATAAAAGAACAATTTCTAAGTTACTGGAACAGATTTGGACCCGGGCTGGTAATCTACTGGTTCGGTTTTTTAGACACTCTCAATCAGCcaaacgagaaaaaatttattatcatgGATCATTTTCCCGAAAACATCACCTACATGGACCCCAAGTCAGTCAAATCTCTGTCTCTGTAA
- the LOC124303840 gene encoding CDAN1-interacting nuclease 1 isoform X2 — translation MKQEIYENIMTSIKQFKGMSKDCDKMLRETFPHIPPDTLSSILALEIRRRMKFSHAKLCSQGTEYYERYTEAISNGESIGVLVRMSEETGLSPALLARIILENHCEQNKLTTSRSEITKLLRDTTLIEDKDLAYEIYLCIIYDDQYGPISDAVKHSIGQEYEVKLQNYVSERNIAFLNEDHLRLRGYDKTPDIKLEVPVAVNGFVINWIESKALFGNEDVHKKYIKEQFLSYWNRFGPGLVIYWFGFLDTLNQPNEKKFIIMDHFPENITYMDPKSVKSLSL, via the exons atgaagcaagaaatttacgaaaacATAATGACGAGTATCAAACAGTTTAAGGGTATGTCGAAAGATTGTGATAAGATGTTGAGAGAGACGTTCCCACA CATCCCTCCAGATACTCTGAGCAGTATTTTGGCTCTTGAAATAAGACggcgaatgaaatttagtcACGCTAAACTGTGCAGTCAAGGCACTGAATATTATGAAAG ATATACCGAGGCCATAAGTAACGGAGAGTCGATCGGAGTCTTAGTTCGAATGTCAGAAGAGACTGGATTGTCCCCAGCGCTGCTTGCCAGGATTATATTGGAAAATCATTGCGAACAAAACAAGCTAACCA CTTCTAGATCCGAAATCACCAAACTCTTGCGAGACACAACGCTCATCGAAGACAAAGATCTTGCTTATGAAATTTACTTG TGCATCATCTACGACGATCAGTACGGTCCCATTTCAGATGCAGTCAAGCA ttcCATAGGACAAGAGTACGAAGTGAAGTTACAGAACTACGTATCAGAGCGTAACATTGCCTTCCTCAACGAGGATCACCTCCGCTTACGTGGTTATGATAAAACCCCTGACATCAAGCTAGAAGTGCCAGTGGCAGTGAACGGTTTTGTGATAAATTGGATAGAATCTAAGGCCCTCTTTGGAAACGAGGATGTCCACAAAAAGTACATAAAAGAACAATTTCTAAGTTACTGGAACAGATTTGGACCCGGGCTGGTAATCTACTGGTTCGGTTTTTTAGACACTCTCAATCAGCcaaacgagaaaaaatttattatcatgGATCATTTTCCCGAAAACATCACCTACATGGACCCCAAGTCAGTCAAATCTCTGTCTCTGTAA